The genomic window TATtaattgtgggttttaaattttgaatcaCAAAAGACGTTTTTTTTTCCCTTCTTATAATGATACATTGATTATGCActcttataaatattcaaaaaggTGTCCACAgtttataaatatttcaaaaaatagtCCAAAGGTAGccttagtagtactatattggTATTGATGGAGGGCAGCTTTTCTTAGCCACAATTTTGTACTGTTACACAAAAACAACAATTGTTAAAACCATCTATCATTTGATACAATCATCAAACATCAAGAAACTTGCTCACCTTATGCTGGCTATACTTCTCCCTAATTGAACATGCACTCTCTCCATGAAGCCTGAAGAGGACCAAAGTCAATGCTGACAACAACTACACCAAGAACGGGGGCGATTCCTTCGACTAAAACAATACTATGGAGAAGAGTTTTCGCACACAAAATCAAATAGGAGGCCAAAAAGTTTCCAAGAGAAAGGCCAAGGGGAAGAAGGGCATCTCTGCAAGTGGTGCGACCGAGCCAACCCAAACAGAGGGCATGGATCCCAACCAACATAACTACATATACACTAATAATTCATCATCCAAAAGGTGATAAGTGACAGCTAGGGAAACGTCAAAAATAAATCTCCTTCATACATAACTACATATAtagttatattaataatatactagTTCCCAGCAGGCTTTCATTCACTTCTCATCACCTTCTCTTTCCCTCTCTCCTCCAACAATGCATCTCTCTTAGAGCTGGAGCTGGTTGTGCTTGCCTCCAACATGTCCTCCTCTGCATCTCTCTTAGAGCTGGTTGTGCTTGCCTCCAACATGTCCTCCTCTGCATCTCTCTTAGAGCTGGTTGTGCTTGCCTCCAACATGTCCTCCTCTGCATCTCTCTTAGAGCTTGCAATACTGCATACAAAAACAAGCATTTCAATATaaagaaatttcaaaattaaatcaaaatacaatGCCTCACATGTAGATGTCGGAATAGGGAGAGATTCCCAAGACACCGTTCATGTGAACTGTAGCATACAAATCCCCGTCCTTGCGTTGGACTACTTCGACCTTGGCATATTGAACACCACGAAACTGGTGTTTAATCACATTAGGCATGAATACGTAGAAGAACCAACTAGTACTTTTAACATCAGTCTTGCCGCCAACATAGAAAGCATCAATAACCCTCGCACCCGAAATCTTCGCACCCGGAAGCTTCACACTCACGTTTCCCACCACCTTCCTCGAGGACAGATCGTAGACCAACCAACTATATGAATAGTCGATACTGAATAGAAGGTCTCCACCCACatagatgaggttcctcttatTCATTTCATCTATTGGGGGAGGGATGTTATCTGCAAAGACTATCCACTTGTCTGTAACCAAGTTGTACTGGAGGAGTGTGGGTTGATGTCCTTCGATGTCGCAGGACATGGGGTGTTCGTCTTTGAATTCTAGTTCGGTGTAAACCCATCTATCATAGTATATCATAACCAGTTCTTTGGTCCACTGAAAGCAAGATCTTGCTATAGGAATACGCTTGATGTGGGCAGGCAATTTCCTAGGGAGGAACTGGCCTGTCTTGGGGTCGTAGATCTCAACCCAACTACTTCTTATAGGAGTGCCCCCGCAGATGAATATCCTGCCATCGTGTAATGGGGCTACCATGGGGCCGGCTCGGGCTAAATCCATACTAGTGGGGCTACGAGTCCAAGTCACAGGTGATGAACCAACAACAGGTAGTGGCGCAGTTGACAAGTAGTTTGTTGGAGATATCTGTTTGAAAAAAGTGGGATGTGGGACGTCGTAGAAGACACCTCCGGCCATGAACAAGGCATCACCGATACAAACAAATCCAGGGTAAGCCGGAATGTCTTTATGCAGACAATTTCCTTGAAATTCTAATTCTACTAGATTAATTTCAGCGCCATCCTTCAAATCCACCTCGTCAAAACAATAGTAGTTGATACACTTAGGTAAGTACTTCAAAATCATGAACCGTAGATCGccccccatatatatatatatgctgtTCTGTTCAATGAGAATTagttaattaaaataacaatataTGGATTAATAAATTTCAAGTTCATAAATGAAATTAGCCCTAAGAACATAAACGAGGGTTGAGCCGGTGGGAAAAAGTAGAGGCACCATGAAATCAGCTATAAGAACAGCATGAATCCTGAATCTATCCTATTTATGAGCCGGACAATTGAATATATAATCTATTCTATTGATGAGCCAGAAAAGTAGTGTTAATAAGAATAAGAAAACCCTATGCATGAAGATGAGAAACAAGCGTTACGTACCTTTCTTTGTGTCGGCGCAAAAGACGATCTGCTAAGGAAGATAGGGTTTTTggtttttgaagaagaaaattCAGTTTACAATATTGACATTAGTATTCAATCGTTGTCATTATAGGCGATAAAAATGGACAATAATATATTTATGCCATTTTAATATATTGAACGAATTTATGAGATTTTACATATCATCTCCAGCAATAAGTTAAGGGTTCGTTTATGTTCTAAGAAAGtaatctatttttaaaattttaaactaatatttatttgattttttatttaataagaaAAGTGATAAAATCTTGTTAACAAGGAAAATAACGCAAATTTATAACTAGAATTCTTGTTTCTtcttaattatcaaaataatagtaatgtttattataataatatctaaattatttttatatcgTAAATTAGTATAACTTATCAAACGGATCCTAATTTGACTTAAAATTACTTGGAGAGTAGAGTGTGagtctatttttatttcattgacaataatatttttttattctcacAGTTTATTCTAAAATTACTTTGGAGTATGTGTTgcaatttgaaaataataatatagtacCAACCAAGTACTAGTATAAGATTGATATCTTGTACGAtataaaatatgttgaagtcAAGCATATTATTAGGCCTTAACTATTAATATAACACATTTTGAATGTTGAACAGCTTGAACTTCCTAACCATTGCAGGAAAAGAAAATTGTCAAAAGGTAACAACACGTTTTTGTAGATTCATAGTTGAATTTCATTCTTCAAACATCAAACTCGTTTAGTGAAAATTGATGAAACAAGATTacaaatttatttacttttctaGCAAAATTAGTATTTATATTGAAAAAGCAAAATTAATTTGGTTCCAGTTCAAATAAGATTCCAACCCTTGATGCCCCAAAATCAAGACTTTTAGATATTTAAATAGCTAGCAACGTCAATACGATGTGGAATTATAACAAGAAAATAAGGGAGGGAaagaaacacaaacacaaataaactTTAATTTCATACGAGTCAATTGTAAAATTAGACTTTTTTAAACAAGTGAAGTAGAAATATAAGCCACATGAAATTGGAGAAATATCACAGAAATGGGATCCAAACAATTGCAGTCAGCCTAGATAGGGTCTAATTTTCTTCCATTATTCTATATTCAAAAGCATGAATCATCAAAATCCCACCTAACTAACTAACTCTCTTATCAGTTGCAGAAGCCCCAAGAATTTATTGATGCATATAATGTTACAAAAATCATACAAAGTGGGACTGAATCATGCACAGTAGTTGAAGACAGACCTCTATATCCAATATCCGAATCAAGATCTCAGGGGCTTAATGAATACTTTCCGGGCTCGTTGTATGTCTTCTCCAACTGCTCCACTTTGATAATTTTGAAACCTCTGATCCCTCACTTCTTCAGGCACTGAAGTATCCTTGTAATCGACTTTTTCAATGGCCCATCCGGCGTTGTGCACAGTTCCTCCTACTTTAACCTGTTGAGAAAATGACCAGTGATCAGGTTCAGGTTCCTTGTATCGTCAAAAAGAGCTGTTGTTGGCAATTGAGAGATTTACTGTAACATACCTCAGCATCGATAACTAGAGCTCCATCCAAGGCAAGATCCTGGAGAAGATGCTTTGGCCCTTAATGGCAATGGTAGATCTTCCTTCCGGTAATACGAGAATGTAAGCCCCCATTTAGGACTCCATGCAATACGAGGCCATACGTCCACCTCCTGCCCATTGAATACATCTTGAACTGGGTCATTCACCTTGAAACCAGCCTGATAATGCAACAGCATGTTCAGTTGCAAGCTCAAACAACAGATTGGTAATGAGAAGAGCTTTAATTCTTTGGTAAAGCTAAGATACTTATGAGTAATGAACCAAATAGCAATCCAGTTTTGTGAGATATTGTTTTCTCTTATGCATACAAGGAAAAAATCACTGAGATAACAGCATTGCAAAACATATTTTTGATTCATGATGTTCCATGTCGAAAAACAATTAAATGATGTTTCCGTATAAATCTTTATATGTTTAGAATATGTAA from Salvia splendens isolate huo1 unplaced genomic scaffold, SspV2 ctg620, whole genome shotgun sequence includes these protein-coding regions:
- the LOC121790783 gene encoding uncharacterized protein LOC121790783, with translation MGGDLRFMILKYLPKCINYYCFDEVDLKDGAEINLVELEFQGNCLHKDIPAYPGFVCIGDALFMAGGVFYDVPHPTFFKQISPTNYLSTAPLPVVGSSPVTWTRSPTSMDLARAGPMVAPLHDGRIFICGGTPIRSSWVEIYDPKTGQFLPRKLPAHIKRIPIARSCFQWTKELVMIYYDRWVYTELEFKDEHPMSCDIEGHQPTLLQYNLVTDKWIVFADNIPPPIDEMNKRNLIYVGGDLLFSIDYSYSWLVYDLSSRKVVGNVSVKLPGAKISGARVIDAFYVGGKTDVKSTSWFFYVFMPNVIKHQFRGVQYAKVEVVQRKDGDLYATVHMNGVLGISPYSDIYIIASSKRDAEEDMLEASTTSSKRDAEEDMLEASTTSSKRDAEEDMLEASTTSSSSKRDALLEERGKEKVMRSE